Proteins from a single region of Antechinus flavipes isolate AdamAnt ecotype Samford, QLD, Australia chromosome 2, AdamAnt_v2, whole genome shotgun sequence:
- the PRF1 gene encoding perforin-1, whose amino-acid sequence MQARSSSSPGKMIWSFISSSSLLVLLLFHLLIFLQPAQPKQAPCRTATRAECRHQQKFVPGWELAGEGMDVTTLRRTGYFPVDTHKFERPDGTCTLCHNDMLEGQLQRLPLAITDWRTQGANCLRRVTKTQASSVVQVADEAAKNIKNDWKAGLEIQAHSSIKAQVSVAGSHAEETQFAAEKSHQDNYIFTRESMQCGYYRFHLVEKPPLNPNFLKAVKALPHKFNASTRLDYYRFISNYGTHFLKSVELGGRTTDITALRTCQLALNGLKANDVSDCLEVEAEVSVGNVVSSSKLNKCREEKKKKNIQGSFHNTYSERKVEVEGGNLSGDSTELLFSDQDGAGKFSEWLATVPSKPGLLTYKLESLHFLLGSKNPWREEVRQAVSHYVSHRARWKNCSKPCPPGQHRSHKNPCHCVCPASPFTNEDCCPKEKGLAHLELSNFSAKNLWGDTFTATDAYIKVFFHDKELRSPVVANNNNPIWNMKLDFGTVQLAGDVPLRIQVWDRDDGWNDDLLGSCDRLPVSGKWWENCYFKHGKFMFHYRATCIPHLKGSHCMEYAPRGALGEPPGNRSGAVW is encoded by the exons GCAAGATGATCTGGTCCttcatctcctcctcttccctcctcgtcctcctcctctttcACCTGCTGATCTTCCTCCAGCCGGCCCAGCCTAAACAAGCCCCCTGCCGAACGGCCACCCGTGCGGAATGCCGCCATCAGCAGAAGTTTGTGCCAGGCTGGGAGCTGGCAGGGGAGGGGATGGATGTCACCACCCTCCGCCGAACAGGCTACTTCCCTGTGGACACTCACAAATTTGAGCGACCCGATGGCACTTGTACCCTGTGCCACAATGATATGCTGGAAGGCCAGCTCCAGCGCCTTCCCTTGGCCATCACGGACTGGCGGACCCAGGGTGCAAATTGCCTTCGGCGTGTGACCAAGACCCAGGCCTCCTCTGTGGTGCAAGTGGCTGACGAGGCCGCCAAGAACATCAAGAATGATTGGAAGGCGGGCCTGGAAATCCAGGCCCATTCCAGCATCAAGGCCCAAGTGTCTGTGGCCGGATCCCACGCGGAGGAAACCCAGTTTGCAGCTGAAAAGAGCCACCAGGATAATTATATTTTCACCAGGGAATCCATGCAGTGCGGTTACTACAG ATTTCACCTGGTAGAGAAGCCCCCCCTGAATCCAAATTTCCTTAAGGCTGTCAAAGCCCTGCCCCACAAATTCAATGCCTCTACTAGATTGGATTACTATCGGTTCATCTCCAATTATGGCACCCACTTTCTCAAGTCCGTGGAGCTGGGGGGTCGGACCACGGACATCACGGCGCTCCGCACGTGCCAGTTGGCCCTGAATGGCTTGAAGGCCAACGATGTGAGCGACTGCCTCGAGGTGGAGGCAGAGGTGAGCGTGGGTAATGTGGTTTCCTCGTCAAAACTCAACAAATgtagggaggagaagaagaagaagaacatccAAGGCTCTTTCCACAACACGTACAGTGAGCGCAAAgtggaagtggagggagggaatcTGAGCGGGGATTCAACTGAACTGCTCTTCTCGGATCAGGATGGCGCTGGCAAGTTCTCAGAATGGTTGGCAACCGTCCCCAGCAAACCCGGCTTGCTGACCTATAAACTGGAGTCCCTGCACTTTCTCCTGGGCTCAAAGAATCCCTGGAGAGAGGAGGTGAGACAGGCCGTGAGCCACTACGTGAGCCACAGAGCCCGCTGGAAGAACTGCAGCAAGCCGTGCCCTCCGGGGCAACATAGATCCCACAAAAATCCGTGCCATTGCGTGTGCCCGGCGTCCCCCTTCACCAATGAGGACTGCTGCCCCAAGGAGAAGGGGCTGGCTCACCTGGAGCTGTCCAACTTCAGCGCCAAGAACCTGTGGGGAGACACCTTCACGGCAACGGACGCCTACATCAAGGTCTTCTTCCACGACAAGGAGCTGAGGAGCCCCGTGGTGGCCAACAACAACAATCCCATATGGAACATGAAGCTGGATTTCGGGACCGTGCAGCTGGCGGGCGACGTGCCCTTGAGGATCCAGGTGTGGGACAGAGATGACGGCTGGAACGATGACCTTCTGGGCTCTTGTGACCGGCTGCCGGTCAGCGGAAAGTGGTGGGAGAATTGCTACTTCAAGCACGGAAAGTTCATGTTCCATTACCGGGCCACGTGCATCCCCCATCTCAAGGGGTCCCACTGTATGGAGTATGCCCCTCGGGGAGCTCTTGGGGAACCCCCGGGAAACCGGAGTGGAGCCGTATGGTGA